The sequence CAGATCTCACCGCGGCGCGGCGGCATCGCTCGGCGGTGATTGCGACGTTCGGGAGGCCCGCGTCGGCGAGCGCGCGCTGGTTGGCCGCGACGAAGGCGAGCGCGGAGGCCGACACCGAAGGGTTCGCTCGCACCCAGGCCCCGTGGGCCGCGCAGCGTCGCCGCATGTCCTCGGCGTCCAGTACGCCTTCGATCCAGGCGTTCATCGAGGTCTGCGCGGCCTCGGCATGCCGTTTGACGGTCTCGTAGGCCTCGTCCGACAGTCGGAGTGTGATCACGCGGGCCATGGCAGAACGCTGGCACCTATAGACAGCATGACCCGCTTGCAAAGGCCGAGAGGTTGGCGAGGGACGGTCGGCGCCAACGCCAGCGCTGTCCGGGACTTCGGCTGGGGTGCTGTCTGAGTCGACAGTGTCATAGTCGTCGGTCAATGCGTAGCCGGGCCCCGTTGCGTCGTCCAAGCAAACGCTTGGCGAACGACACTTGGTGGAAGGAGTGGCGATGATCGTTCGTGATACCTATGGTCTGACCATGGCCAGAGTGACCATCACCGTGCCGGACGAGCTTCTCGCGCGTGCCACGGCCGCGGGCCTCAACGTCTCCCACGTCACCGCCGTGGCGCTCGTCGAGGAACTCGAACGGCAGGCGAAGCGTGCGGAGCTGGACGCCTACCTGGCCGAGCTCGAGAACGAGCTGGGGCCGGTCCCTCCTGACGAGGCGG is a genomic window of Pseudofrankia inefficax containing:
- a CDS encoding type II toxin-antitoxin system CcdA family antitoxin gives rise to the protein MARVTITVPDELLARATAAGLNVSHVTAVALVEELERQAKRAELDAYLAELENELGPVPPDEAAEARDWVIRLTAHTS